Proteins encoded within one genomic window of Panicum virgatum strain AP13 chromosome 1N, P.virgatum_v5, whole genome shotgun sequence:
- the LOC120653670 gene encoding translation initiation factor IF-2-like — translation MRVLSKQFMPWPYSSLAGWRLSSIAAALYNRPSPSRFRPTARASSSSQESTRDHGASPSPARPRAPGRVLRRAAGAAGAAPADAERPAAGASGSPGASSREPTAGSPGTSGRQPASRTHHPSSGSDHAAPGSDHPSSGTHHAAPRPGDSPASPHHAAAVAAGLSPARSHHPAAVSPGDPATRSRHPAPVPAHGAASGHASSPRHPASGRAHAGSQHRPDAPAHGDTGRVPEEPQDPEPRRRDVPGARALACWHAADRRLGCKRTRGRLRHGRGVGGRGPRPPALSSRSPPPPPILSMLPSLPGSPCVDDDAAPPSPFHLSFFLSFFYRVVI, via the exons ATGCGAGTACTTAGCAAACAGTTCATGCCGTGGCCGTACTCCTCCCTGG CTGGCTGGAGGCTAAGCTCGATTGCCGCAGCGCTATATAACcgtccctctccctctcgcttCCGTCCCACTGCTCGAGCGAGCTCCAGCTCTCAAGAAAGCACGCGGGATCATGGCGCCTCTCCTTCGCCCGCTCGTCCTCGCGCTCCTGGTCGCGTCCTGCGCCGCGCagcaggcgccgccggcgcagccCCCGCAGACGCCGAACGCCCCGCCGCAGGCGCCTCCGGCTCCCCAGGCGCCTCCAGCAGGGAACCCACCGCCGGCTCCCCAGGCACCTCCGGCCGGCAACCCGCCTCCCGCACCCACCACCCCTCCTCCGGCTCCGACCACGCCGCCCCCGGCTCCGACCACCCCTCCTCCGGCACCCACCACGCCGCCCCCCGCCCCGGTGACTCCCCCGCCAGcccccaccacgccgccgccgtcgccgccggcctctccCCCGCCCGCTcccaccaccccgccgccgtctccccCGGCGACCCCGCCACCCGCTCCCGCCACCCCGCCCCCGTCCCCGCCCAtggcgccgcctccggccacGCCTCCTCCCCCCGCCACCCCGCCTccggccgcgcccacgccggctCCCAGCACCGCCCCGACGCTCCCGCCCATGGTGACACCGGCCGCGTCCCCGAAGAGCCCCAAGAccccgagccccgccgccgagACGTCCCCGGCGCCCGCGCTCTCGCCTGCTGGCACGCCGCCGACCGAAGACTCGGGTGCAAGCGCACGCGCGGCCGGCTTCGCCACGGTCGTGGCGTTGGCGGGCGCGGGCCTCGCCCTCCTGCTTTGAGTAGtagatctcctcctcctcctccgatcctGTCGATGTTGCCATCCCTCCCCGGCTCCCCGTGCGTCGACGACGACGCTGCTCCTCCGTCTCCAtttcatctctctttttttctttcttttttctaccGTGTTGTTATTTAA
- the LOC120656663 gene encoding mavicyanin-like: MTGAAVIAGLVLLAAAAAPAFATDHVVGDSSGWTSGVDYTTWAKGKTFSVGDNLVFQYSAMHSVAEVSSADYSACSASNSLQSYSDQNTKIPLTAPGTRYFICGTVGHCSSGMKLAVKVSAAAATSPAASSPPADDGTPPETTTPSASTPPATTAAPTTKSTSSSTAGEAPLAMGVLAGAAVLVSLALMA, translated from the exons ATGACTGGCGCTGCAGTTATCGCCGGCCTggtgctcctcgccgccgccgccgctccggcgtTCGCCACGGATCACGTGGTCGGCGACTCGTCCGGGTGGACCAGCGGCGTGGACTACACCACCTGGGCGAAAGGCAAGACCTTCAGTGTTGGGGACAACCTGG TGTTCCAGTACAGCGCGATGCACTCGGTGGCGGAGGTGAGCTCGGCGGACTACAGCGCGTGCTCGGCCAGCAACTCCCTCCAGTCGTACAGCGACCAGAACACCAAGATCCCGCTCACCGCGCCCGGCACGCGCTACTTCATCTGCGGCACCGTGGGCCACTGCAGCAGCGGCATGAAGCTCGCCGTCAAGgtgtccgcggccgccgccacctccccggcggcgtcgTCCCCGCCCGCCGACGACGGCACTCCCCCGGAGACGACCACGCCTTCCGCGTCGACACCCcccgcgacgacggcggcgcccacGACCAAGTCCACCTCGAGCAGCACCGCCGGGGAGGCCCCGCTGGCGATGGGCGTACTGGCCGGCGCAGCGGTGCTCGTCAGCCTCGCCCTGATGGCCTAG
- the LOC120656662 gene encoding hydroxycinnamoyltransferase 2-like, which translates to MASARHVHIEGLQTALPTRKVEPGRARPVSVAAPPLPAAALQRRARVVLYYRADADGAAAPWGPEEALLAKESLSEAVADHPEMAGRLRRRADGSWEVKLNDTGVRLVLATAEATVDDFVGAGAGREAALAPWTDVDAENPDMCALCFVQLTRFQGDGGYAVGMSCSLMLCDPVSLARFLLSWARTHAEIKARSKAAPIPMMQYAGYFQRPGTMTRRVRSVPLDAGAAGAAAETVLFRAAPSGAPDHRALARACVDEASERLGAETKVPRFSLVAVARDGVGDNPQGMTVETCAGAADSLPVSGHELEVAQWQDLGLEEFALRGSKPVHVSYSIVTGGDEALVVVIPDGKGFLVTATVPKQTEK; encoded by the exons ATGGCGTCCGCGCGGCACGTCCACATCGAGGGCCTGCAGACGGCGCTACCAACGCGCAAGGTGGAGCCGGGGCGGGCGCGCCCCGTGTCCGTGGCCGCGcccccgctcccggccgccgcgctgcaGCGCCGCGCCCGCGTCGTGCTCTACTACCGCGCGGATGcggatggcgcggcggcgccgtggggCCCGGAGGAGGCGCTCCTGGCGAAGGAGTCCCTGAGCGAGGCCGTGGCCGACCACCCGGAGATGGCcggccggctccggcgccgcgccgACGGGTCCTGGGAGGTGAAGCTCAACGACACGGGTGTCAGGCTCGTGCTCGCCACGGCGGAGGCCACCGTGGACGACTTCGTcggagccggcgccggccgggagGCCGCGCTCGCGCCGTGGACCGACGTGGACGCCGAGAACCCCGACATGTGCGCCCTCTGCTTCGTGCAG CTGACGCGGTTCCAGGGCGACGGGGGCTACGCGGTGGGCATGAGCTGCAGCCTGATGCTGTGCGACCCGGTGTCGCTGGCGCGCTTCCTCCTGTCGTGGGCGCGCACGCACGCCGAGATCAAGGCCCGGAGCAAGGCCGCCCCCATCCCGATGATGCAGTACGCGGGCTACTTCCAGCGCCCGGGCACCATGACCCGCCGCGTCAGGTCCGTCCcgctcgacgccggcgccgccggcgccgccgccgagacgGTGCTCTTCAGAGCGGCACCTTCCGGGGCGCCCGACCACCGCGCGCTCGCCAGGGCCTGCGTCGACGAGGCCAGCGAGAGGCTCGGCGCGGAGACGAAGGTGCCGCGGTTCtcgctcgtcgccgtcgccagggACGGCGTCGGGGACAACCCGCAGGGGATGACCGTGGAGAcgtgcgccggcgccgcggacaGCCTGCCGGTGTCCGGGCACGAGCTCGAGGTTGCGCAGTGGCAGGATCTCGGGCTGGAGGAGTTCGCGCTCAGGGGGAGCAAGCCCGTGCACGTGTCCTACAGCATCGTGACCGGCGGCGACGAAGCGCTCGTGGTCGTGATCCCCGACGGCAAAGGGTTCCTTGTCACGGCGACTGTCCCAAAACAGACAGAGAAATAA